Below is a window of Quercus robur chromosome 6, dhQueRobu3.1, whole genome shotgun sequence DNA.
TCACATCAGTAAATTGTTGGAAGCTAaccaacaaattttttattttattttatttacaatcTAGCTACAGTGGTGTTATTGATAACACTTCACTGTagtgctaaattttttaagatttagcaTGTttgatggaagtgtatttttatcatttaatgtgctaaaaatgctaaaatctagcatttaatatttttagcacctttaatgagaatgctcttaaaCAGGAGAAAGGacgagagaggggggggggggtgggggtgtgGGGTGGGGGGTGGACGTCAACTCCTCTTAGAAATCTTTAGGTGTGAAAAGCAAAAtccttagagcatccacattagTGGGTGCaaattttccttctattttgcacaaaaaaatctatttttttctattttacacatctaattttacaaaacactcacatTGGTctatctattctacacatttattcaataaaatattcattcttttaccattttttattattttcttcactgcctctctctccctcttatacccaaccaccatcatcattaCTACCTGATCGGCGAACCATTCAAGATCAAACCAACCCAAGATCAGAAACCCATTCAAGCCGAAACCTATTCAATCCGAAACCCAAATCATCACCTACCCACCCACTCAACTTCTCGACACACCATCGTTCTGGGATGCGAAACTGGACCGTTCTGGGATGCGAAGACGTTATGGCAAGGTGGGATGCGAAGACGTTATGGCAAGGTCTTTGAaggattgagatttgagaacCAGAATAGAATCTAGGACCAAGGAAGAAGCTGACCCAACTTGccttaatgttttgtttttccagTTCTCATCATTCTCTGTCGTCGGTTTGATGTTGATTAGGCGAGTTCTTGGTGCGGTAGTGGTTTGATGTTGATCACGGAGAGtgaggtgagagtgagagtaaCAGAgaccaagagagagaaaaaattgttaaaatattaaatgcacatgctacagtaaccgtgcatatatgcacggttactttAGCAATTGTGCATTTTTGCACAActtttacacccactgatgtgggtgtttttttagcttaaaatgtgtaaaatcagttacttttttcattttgcacAACTTTACACATACTGATGGGGATGCTCTTAGGGTGGCTAGGGTTTACATGATACAATTTTTTCAGGGGTAATTATTATTGGGAAAtactaacgagtgcccttagggcacttgTTAAGAATctagttaaagaaaatttttatgagaaaaaaaaaaacaattaatgttttgacagcttttttcatttcccataaaagtgatatcaaaaatTTCTTTAACTGAATTCTTAAtcagtgccctaagggcacttgttagcatgatccattattattattattatttttggtgtttACATGATACAATTAGGGTATAAATATTGCTAACTTCAATATTAGAATTACTAAGTTACCCCTTGGAAATTAGTATACTGTATTTTTCCGCGTCAATCTGACGGTGGGAATTGATTTGATTCAACATCCAGAGAGTCCCAACtagaagatatatatattcGCATTCCCTGTTGGGTCTCTCAACTTTCTCATAGTCATAGGCCATAGCATCGCAAAAGTAGAAGCAAAAAAAGTCATGACTATGGAGAACGGCGAAATTCCCGAAAATGCCAATGAgcgtaagatttttttttccctcgtTTTATTTTCATCTCCTTAAACCTTCCAAAAAATAATCGTTGGGATTTGTCAATTGGGTAACCTCTAAAATTCATTCTTAAACTTTGTTTATGTGTTTATGTTTGATGTCAGATTGTCCTGGTCCCCAATCAGAGTCAGCAGGAAAATTTGACGCTTGTGAAGGTTGTCCTAATCAAGAAGCTTGTGCTACTGCCCCCAAAGGCCTTGACCCAggttctctcttcttctttcatttttttcccagTTCTCtaaaattcttcatttttttttttttttgtttttgttttttgtttatgttgttgTGGTGGTTATTATGTTTGTGGGTAATGGGTATCTTCCTACATTAGTTAAGTTTTGCTGCCTATATACCAAGCTAGTATATGATTAAGCAATACTATGTAATTAATTGTCCATTTACTTAgtagaaagaaaaggaaatcaCTACAATGAACTTTTGACAACTTTGGACAAATTATTTAGAGGTGTGACAATGAGAAGTGGTGGTTGGATAAAAGAAATCTTGGAAATTTTCTGTTAAAACACAAAGGAGATAGAAGGGTTTTTCTTACtcttagaaaagaaaatgagggAATTGAGATGGTGCGTAGAGCGAGCTCGATTAGAAAAGGTGACTTATTTAAGTCCCTGCATTGTTAGTTCTCTTATCCTGGCAGCTAAGCATGGTTTTAGTTAGCCCTTGATATTAATATCCATAGAAAGCATGTGGCACAGTGCCAACTTCTATTTCTTTACCCTGATATGGTGTTTGCTGATGATGAGCATTAAATTACTTGATTTACCTATTTGTTTAAACATAcacttagccaaaaaaaaaaaaaaaaatcacaattagaACTAAGTGAATATTCCAAAAAAAGCATCACTCTCTGAAATAAAAGAATGGTATACGCATGGATTAAATATTCAAGGATGGCGTTTCACAGATGCATAACATGTTTAAAGTGTGGCTAAATCCGCGAACATATTTTATGTCACAGATGTGGTATGCCTTTTGTCTTAATGTTCCATACGCTCTTGTTTCTACAGACTTGGTTGTTATTGCAGAAAGGATGGCTACTGTTAAGCATAAGATACTTGTTTTATCAGGGAAGGGTGGAGTTGGCAAGAGCACATTCTCTGCTCAACTGTCATTCGCCCTAGCAGCCACGGACTTCCAGGTAGGTCTACTTGATGTTGACATTTGTGGCCCAAGCATCCTAAAGATGCTTGGCCTAGAAGGTCAAGACATCCGCCAGAGCAACTTCGGCTGGTCTCTTGTCTATGTTGATTCCAATCTTGGGGTCATGTCAATTAGATTCATGCTTCCTGATCCTGATGAAGCTATCATATGGAGGGGTTCTCGCAAGAATGGGCTCATCAAGAATTTCCTGAAGGAAGTGTATTGGAATGAActtgattttttggttcttgattCTCCTCCCGGGACC
It encodes the following:
- the LOC126689681 gene encoding cytosolic Fe-S cluster assembly factor NBP35-like, which codes for MTMENGEIPENANEHCPGPQSESAGKFDACEGCPNQEACATAPKGLDPDLVVIAERMATVKHKILVLSGKGGVGKSTFSAQLSFALAATDFQVGLLDVDICGPSILKMLGLEGQDIRQSNFGWSLVYVDSNLGVMSIRFMLPDPDEAIIWRGSRKNGLIKNFLKEVYWNELDFLVLDSPPGTSDEHISIVQCLGATGIDGAIIVTTPQQVSLIDVRKEINLCKKVGVKVLGVVENMSGLSQLVMDFKFMRMTETGEHIDVSKWVREYFREKALELQDLIACSEVFDSSSGGAEKMCREMGVPLLGKVPLDPQLCKAAEEGRSCFIDQKCGVGAPALKTIIEKMIENNGFLRVLLDNA